The genomic region CCGTAGAGGCTGCTGCGATGCGGCGGGAGCCAGTAGGCGCCCGGAGTGTGCGGTGCGTCCCAGTCGATCTCGACGACGGGGTCGTAGCTGGTCCGCAGCGACGACGTGAGCAGTCGATCGGCGACCGCCGTGCTCTCGGGTTCCGTCGTCTCCATGGCGCCTCCATATTGACGTGACGACCGGTAACTGTTACGAGTGGTAGCATGCAAGCGCCGCGCAAGGATGTCAATGGATCCGACCCGCCGACGGTGGCCTCCGAGGGTGTCCCGAAGGCGAAGACCAACGGCCGTCGGGACCGCTGGGCCGACCACCGTGAGCAGCGCCGGCAGGCACTGATCGGCGCGGCCGTGCAGGCCCTGTTGCGACACGGGCCGGACGTCGACATGGACCAGGTGGCCGCCATGGCCGGCGTCAGCAAGCCGGTCCTCTACCGCTACTTCGCCGACAAGTCGCAGCTCTGGGTCGCGGTGAGCGAGGTGGTGGCGGGCCGGGTCGTCGACGCCATCGCGCCCGCGATCGACGAGGTCCGAGAGGAACGCGACCTCGTCCGGGCGACGATCGACGCGTACCTCGGGGTGATCGAGTCACAGCCCACCCTCTACCGGTTCCTGATGCGCCAGTCCGGCCAGCCCGGCATCCACCAGGTCGTCGCCGGCACCAGCCGGCAGGTCGCGGCCGGCCTGGCCCGGGTGATCGGCGACCGCCTGCGCGCGCTGGGCCTCGACGCCGGCCCGGCCGAACCCTGGGCGTACGGCCTGGTGGGGTTCGTGCAGGCGGTCGGCGACTGGTGGACCACGCACGGCCAGCCGATCAGGCGGGCAGCGCTCACCGACTACCTGACCACCCTGCTGTGGAGCGGGATCGAGGGAGTCCGGGCCAGCGCCGACCTGCCACACGAACTGACCCGCGCCCACGAACGGATCGAGCAGTGAGCTACCACGGGCCGGCGACCGTCGCGGGCACTCCGGTCCGGGCGCACCTCAGTGGACGGTGGGAGCCGGTCGACGGCCGCTACCACTGGGGTGGACGGATCGAGCCCGACCCGACGGTGGCGAGGCTCCTGCGCTCCGGCCGGCGCGACGTCGCGCTGCGCATCGCCGACCGGGCACGACCCGCCCGACTGGCCGAGATCGACCCCTGGGGCGGCGTACGGGTCACCGGCGTGGGCGAGCCGCCCTGGCCGCCTCCGGGCGAGCCGGGCACCGAGTGCGAGACCGCGGAGGAGTGATGGAGACAGACATCGCGATCGTCGGCGCCGGCTTCGGCGGCCTGGGGGCTGCCATCGCCCTGCAACGGGCCGGCTTCACCGACTATCTCGTCTTCGACCGCGGTGACGACGTCGGCGGCACCTGGCGGGACAACACCTACCCCGGCTGCGCCTGCGACGTGCCGTCGCACCTCTACTCCTTCTCCTTCGCCCCCAACCCACGCTGGTCGAACACGTTCTCCAGCCAGCCGGAGATCTGGGACTACCTGCGCGACTGCGTCGACCGCTTCGGGATACGCCCGAAGGTACGTCTGCGTCACGAGGTCCTCGACGCGCGCTGGGACGAGCAGCGCCAGCGCTGGCTGCTGCGGACCTCCGGGGGCGACCACAGCGCCCGCGTCCTCATCTGCGCGGCCGGCCCGCTCAGCGAACCCGCCGTCCCCGACCTGCCGGGCATTGACGACTTCGCCGGCACGGTCTTCCACTCCGCGCGCTGGCGGCACGACCACGACCTGAGCGGTCGCCGCGTCGCGGTCATCGGCACCGGCGCGTCGGCGGTCCAGTTCGTGCCGCAGATCCAGCCGGCCGTCGAGAGGCTGACGCTGTTCCAGCGGTCCCCCGCCTGGATCATGCCCAGGCGCTCGCGCCGCATCAGCCGGGTCGAGCAGGCCGCGTTCCGCACCGTGCCCGGCGCGCAGCGGGCCGCGCGAGCCTGGCTCTATCTGGTACGCGAGGTCATGGGCCTTGGTTTCCTGCACCCGACGGTCAACCGCCTCGCCTCGCGGCTGTCCCTGCGGACGCTGCGACGTCAGGTCAGCGACCCGACCCTGCGGGACAAGCTCACCCCCCGGTACGCGATGGGCTGCAAACGGGTGCTGATCTCCAACGACTACTGGCCGTCGCTCACCCGCCCGAACGTCGACGTGGTCACGGCGGGCATCACCCGGATCCTGCCCGACGGCCTGGTCACCGCCGACGGTGTGCACCACAGGGCGGACACGATCATCCTCGGCACCGGCTTCCACGTCACCGACTCCCCCGTCGTACGGCTCATCCACGGGCGGGACGGGCGCAACCTTGGCGATGCCTGGACCCCCAGCATGCACGCGTACCGGGGCACCACAGTCGCCGGCTTCCCCAACCTGTTCTTCCTGCTCGGCCCCAACACCGGGCTCGGGCACACCTCGGTGGTGCTGATGATCGAGGCGCAGCTGCGCCTGATGCTCGCCGCACTGCGGCACATGCGGGCCAGAGGCGTCCAGTCCATCGAGCCGACCCCGCAGGCGCAACGACGCTGGACGCAGCGGGTCGACCGGAAGATGACCGGGACCGTGTGGCAGACCGGCTGTTCGAGCTGGTATCTCGACGCCACCGGCCGCAACACCACCATCTGGCCGGGCTTCGCCACCGGCTTCCGGCTGCGGCTGCGCCGGTTCCGCCCCGCCGACCACCGGATCATTCCGGCCGACACCACACCCAACGAACCGGAACGGGAGCACGCCGATGCGGTATGACCTGGCGGGCAGGACTCTGCTCATCACCGGCGCGGCACGCGGCATCGGGGCGCAGCTGGCCCGCGACGCCGTCGCCCGGGGCGCGCAGGTCGCCCTCGTGGGCCTGGAGGGCGAGCGGCTCCGGCAGCTCAGCGCCGACCTCGACGCCCACTGGTACGAGTGCGACGTCACCGACCAGGCGGCGCTGGACGAGGCGGTCGCCTCCACGGTGGACCGTTTCGGCGGCATCGACGTGGTCGTCGCCAACGCGGGGATCGCGAACCTGGGCACCGTGGCGGTCGGGCCTGTCGACGCGTTGGTGCGTACCGTCGAGGTGAACCTCTGCGGCGCGATCCGCACTGTCAGCGCGGCCCTGCCACACGTCACCGCCGCCCGTGGTCACGTCCTGATCATCTCGTCGGCCGCCGCCTTCGCGGCCATGCCCGGCATGGCCGCCTACTGCGCGTCCAAGGCGGGCGTGGAGCAGTTCGCAAACGTGCTGCGCCTGGAGACCCGGGCACGAGGCGTCACCGTCGGCACGGCACATCCGATCTGGATCGACACCGACCTGGTCCGCGACATCCGCGACGACCTGGCGTCGTTCCGCGCCACACTGAGCCGGCTGCCGTGGCCGCTGTCCACCGTCGTCCCGGTCGAGCAGTGCGCCGACGCCCTGCTGCGCGGCATCGAGCGCCGCAAACGCAAGGTGTACGTGCCACGGTCGCTCGCCCTGGTGCAGGCGCTGCGACCGGTGGTGCTGAGCAGCTTCTCGGACGCCTTGATCTCCCGTTTCGGGGGCCGGACGATGGTCGGCCAGATGGAGGACGAGGTCCGCCAGCTCGGACGCTCCTTCGGCAGGACGTCGGTGGGAGGCCGGTCGTGAGCGTTCACGTCCGTCGTGGGGGCAGCGGTGAGCCGCTCGTGCTCATCCACGGCATCGGCCACCGCCACCAGGCGTGGGAGCCGGTGTTCGACAGGCTCGCCGCCCACCACGAGGTGATCGCGCTGGACCTGCCCGGCTTCGGTAACTCCCCGATGCCCGGCACCGGGATGCCCGCCGACATGGCCGCCACCGTCGCCGCGATGCTGCCCGTCCTGACCGAGTGGGGGCTCGATCGTCCGCACGTGGCCGGTTACAGCCTCGGTGGGGCGATCAGCCTGGAGCTTGCCGCCAGCGGGGTCGTCGCCTCCGCAACTGCCTTCTCCCCCGCCGGTTTCTTCACGCCTGCCGAGTGCCGCCGGGCACTGACCATCCTCCGGCTCCTGCGGGTCAACTCGTACCTGCCCACTCCACTCATGCGGGTCGCGCTGCGCTCGTCGTACCTGCGGGCGATGTGCTTCGGGTCGCTTGTGGCCCGCCCGACGCTGCTGGACGCCGACCGCGCGTTGGGCGACGCGCTCGCCCTGCGGCGCGGCCTCGGCTTCACCGCCGTGGCCCGGGCCGCCCGCGACTACCGGTTCGATGGTGTACGGCTCGCCGACGCGGCGGCGCCGGTGACAATCGGCTGGGGCGAGTGCGACCGCATCTTCGGCGTCCACCAGGCCGAACGCGCCCGGGCCGGGCTGCCGGCTGCCCGGGTGGTGACGCTGCCCGGCTGCGGACACGTACCGATGAGCGATGACCCGGACCTGGTGGCCGAGTTGATCCTGGAGACCACCGGCGCCGTACGACGTCGGTTGCCGGCTGGCGACCAGGGTCACGAAAATCACTTCACAAAATAAAAACTTGCAGGCTCTGCAGGTTTGCTTCTAGCCTCGCCGGGTGACCGACACCGACCGCGTGACCACCGGGCGACGGGACCGCAAGAAGGCGCAGACGCGGGCCGCGCTGACCGCCGCGGCGCTACGGCTGGTCGCCGAACGTGGCCTGGAGCACGTGACGGTGGAGGAGATCAGCGAGGCCGCCGACGTCTCCTCGCGGACGTTCTTCAACTACTTCGCCTGCAAGGACGAGGCGATCACCGACGATCCGGCGCTCGACGGCAGCCGGGTCGTGGCGCGGCTGGCCACCGTTCCCGCGCAGGTGCCGGCGCTACGGGCCGTCCGCCTCGCCCTCGACGAGGCGATCGGCCCCATACAGGCCGACCGGGAGCTGTGGCGGCTGCGGCTGACTGTCATCACCGAGAACCCAACCCTGCTGCCCCGGCTGATCGCGGGCAACGTCGCCACCGAGCGGGCCATGGTCTCGGTCATCGCCGCCCGCCTCGGTGTTGGTCCCGAGCACCCGTACCCGCCGCTGGTCACCGCCGTGGCCGGTGCCGCCTTCCATTGCGCGACGATGCGCTGGGCCGCCGACGACGGGACACCGCCGCTCGCCGAGCTGGTGGACGAGGCGTTCGCCGGCATCTCCGCCGGCCTGCCCGATCCGCCACCCCGAGGCTGACCCCAGCCCTCTCCTGACCACGTTCAGCCTCGTCGCATCCCGCCCGAGGCCCACAGCACCCTGTGCACACCCGACAAGGGAGCGTCAATGACCAGCACCATCCCGCCCACCGACACCGCCGCCGTCGGCACGCGCATGTCGCGTCGGGAGGTTCTCCAGGCCCTATCCGGGCTGATGGTCGGCATGTTCGTGTCCATCCTCGCCTCCACGGTGGTGGCAAACGCCCTGCCGCGGATCATCGCCGATCTGAACGGCAGTCAGACCGTCTACACCTGGATCGTCACCAGCGAACTGCTCGCCATGACGGCGACGGTGCCGCTCTGGGGCAAGATGGCCGACCTGTACAGCAAGAAGCTGCTGATCCAACTCTCGCTCGGATTGTTCGTGGTGGGTTCCCTCATCGCGGGCTTCACACCGAACGTCGAGGTGCTGCTTGTCAGCCGTGTCGTCCAGGGCATCGGCGCCGGCGGCATGACGGCGCTGGCCATGATCGTCATGGCGGCCATGATCCCGCCGCGTGAGCTGGGCCGCTACGCCGGCATCTTCGGCGCGGTCTTCGGCGTCGGCACCATCGCCGGTCCGCTGATCGGTGGGGTTCTCGTCGACACGTCATGGCTGGGCTGGCGCTGGTGCTTCCTCATCGGCGTCCCGTTCAGCATCATCTCCATCGCCCTGCTACAGCGGACCCTGCACCTCCCGGTCGTCCGCCGCAAGGTCACGATCGACTGGCTGGGTGCTCTGCTCATCACCTCGGGTGTCTCCACGCTGCTGATCTGGTCGTCCCTGGCCGGCAACAAGTTCGACTGGGCATCCGGCTGGACGGCGCTGATGGTCATCGGCGGCCTGGCCCTGCTGGGATTGGCGGTGTTCGTCGAGTCGCGGGCGGCGGAACCGATCATCCCGCTGACGATCTTCCGCAGTCGCACGGTCTCGCTGACCACGATCGCCAGCGTGCTGGTCGGTGTCGCGATGTTCGGCGGCACGGTCTTCCTGTCGCAGTACTTCCAGATCTCGCTGGGCAAGTCGCCGACCGTCGCGGGCCTGATGAGCCTCCCGATGATCTTCGGTCTGCTCGTGTCGTCGACGGTGGCCGGCCAGCTCATCACGAAGTACGGCCGGTGGAAGGCCTATCTGGTGGCCGGCGCCGCGGTGATGACCGTCGGGATGGCGCTTTTGGGCACCATCGACGCCCAGACCAGCGTCGGCGTCCTGTCGATCTACATGGCCGTGCTGGGCGTCGGCGTCGGCATGCTCATGCAGAACCTCGTGCTCGCCGCGCAGAACGACGTCCCCGCCCACGAGCTCGGCGCCGCGACCTCCGTGCTGACGTTCTTCCGCAGCATGGGCGGCGCCATCGGCGTCAGCGCGCTCGGCGCGGTCCTGGCGAGCCGGGTGACCTCGCTGACGACCGAGCGACTCGGCCCGGCGGCGACGGGCGGCGGCACCGCCGAGGTGCCCGACCTGTCCACCCTGCCCGAGCCGGTGCGACTCATCATCCAGGACGTGTACGGCATCGCGACCGCCGACCTCTTCCTGGTCGGTGCGCCGATCGCGCTGGTCGCGTTGATCGTCGTGCTGTTCATCAAGGAAAAGCCGCTGCACACCCTCAGCGGCGACGAACGACGCGCCCAGGAGGAGGCGGCCGCGAAGGCCGCGGTTCACTGAGCCGTACCACCACAGTGAGGGGGCGGGCCGAACGGCCCGCCCCCGTTCTGCGTCCGCCCGGACGGGCGAGCAGGGGTGCGGGCGGGCTTGCGAGGTGCGGGCGGGCGGCGTGCGAGGGTGCCGGCGGGCAGCGTGCGGACGGGGCGGGCAGGCGGCGTGCGGGCGGGGCAGGCGGCGCGCGGGCCCCTTCTCTGCCGCCTTTGCTCTGCTTCAACCCACGCAACACTTTGGGCCGGTGACTGTTGCGCCGGTTGAAGCAGAGCAAAGGACACGAGCTGATACCGGTCCCCTCCGCTGGCGGGCCGACGTCTCGCGTTTCGCGGTAACGACAAGCCACGAACCGACCGCCACGTAACGTGAGAATGCAGCCGGCCAACGGCTGACGCAGGCGTGCACGGGGCCGCCAATCGGGCGGCGCTCGGTCGAGCACCGGGACGGACAGCCCTGCACCGCCGCCGGCCTACTCAGCCGCAGGAGGCGCGGACGATGTCCATGCTGTCGGTATTCAACCCTCGGCACACCGTCGCTCCCCCGGGATACAGCCGCTGGCTCATCCCGACGGCGGCGCTGGCCGTACATGTCTGCATCGGGCAGGTCTACGCCACAAGCGTCTACAAGAACTCCCTCATCGCGCACTTCGACACCAGCCAGACGGCGATCGGGGCGATCTTCAGCATCGCCATCGTCATGCTGGGGTCGTCCGCCGCCGTGGGTGGCCGCTGGGTGGAGCGCAACGGACCGCGCCGGGCCATGTTCGCCTCCGCCTGCTTCTGGGCCACCGGGTTCCTGGTAGGCGCGCTCGGCATCGCGACCCAGCAACTCTGGCTCCTCTACCTCGGGTACGGCGTCATCGGCGGTATCGGACTCGGCATCGGATACATCTCGCCCGTCTCGACCCTGATCAAGTGGTTCCCGGACCGGCCAGGTCTCGCCACCGGGCTGGCCATCATGGGGTTCGGCGGCGGCGCCCTTGTCGCCGGCCCGCTCGCGCGGCAACTGCTCTCCCTCTACGACTCCGGCTACAACCCGGACAACCCGGGTGCCGTGGCGTCGGGAAGCGCCCTCGTGGCGCTCTTCGTCACGTTCGGCATCGGCTACTTCGTGATCATGATGTTCGGCCCGTTCAACGTCCGGGTTCCCGCGCCGGACTGGCGGCCCGCCGGGTTCGACCCCGCGAGCGTCGCCAGCCGGCCGCTGGTGACGAGGGCGAGCGTGTCCGCGACGAGCGCCGTGCGTACGCGGGCGTTCTGGCTGCTGTGGATCGTGCTGTTCTGCAACGTCACGGCGGGCATCGGCATCCTGGAACAGGCCAGCCCGATGATCCAGGACTTCTTCCGGGACAACGGGACCACTGCCGTCTCGGTGTCGGCGGCAGCTGGCTTCGTGGGTGTGCTGTCGCTGTTCAACATGGCCGGGCGGTTCGTCTGGTCGACGACGTCCGACCTCATCGGCCGCAAGCCCATCTACATGGTCTACCTCGGCCTCGGCATGGTGCTGTACACGCTGCTCGCCGTGGCGGGGCACTCCGCGACCGCCGTCTTCGTGCTGATCGCCGCCGCGATCATCTCCTTCTACGGCGGCGGGTTCGCCACCATGCCCGCGTACCTGCGCGACCTCTTCGGCACCTTCCAGGTCGGCGCCATCCACGGCCGGCTGCTGACCGCCTGGTCAGCTGCGGGCGTCGCCGGTCCGCTTATCGTCAACGGCATCCTCGACACGCAGGGCAAGCCCGGCACGCTCACGGCGTCGGCGTACCGGCCGGCGCTGTTCACAATGGTCGGCATCCTCGCCATCGGCTTCATCGCCAACCTGCTGGTCCGTCCGGTGCCCGAGCGGTTCCACGAGCCGGACCGGGGGTCGGCGTCGCCCGTGGCGAAGGCAAGCGTCACCGAACCGGTCGCCCTCGGCCCGCAGAGCAACCCTCCGGTGCCCGAGCACGTGGGTGCCCAGACCGGGCGGCTCTGGTTGTCGTGGCTGCTCGTGGCGTTTCTCCTCGGGTACGGCATCGTCCAGACCGCCATCACCGCCGCGAAGCTGTTCACCGGCTGACGCGGTCATACCCGGACAACAGGGAAGGCACCCCGAGGGGGTGCCTTCCCACTGCTCAGAGCCGGGTCGTCGACGTCTCGTCGAGGCGTTCGCGCTGGGGCACGACCGTGTACTTCGGATCTCGCGCCGACACCTTGCCGGCCTCGAAGACACCGAACCGGGTGGCGGCCGACGAGGCCACCAGGACCGCGCCGGAGACCGCGGCCAGGAATCGGCTGCGGCGGCTGACCAGCGCCGCTGCGGTACCGACGGCGAGCAGCACCCGACCGGCCTTGACCAGGCGGCCACTGCGCCCGCGCGTGTAGGGCTCGCCGACCAGCCCCATCCGCTCCAGCCGGTGGCCGCCGGCGAACTCGACGGCGGCGGCGGCGAGTGCGAGTCGCCGCAGCGGCGCGGTCTGGGTGGCCGGCGCCGCTATCAGGCCGACCCCCGACGCGGCAGCGAGCGCGCTGCCGGCGAAGACGAACGGCAGCGACGGGTACGCCTCATGCCAGGACGGCACTGCGGTGTCGGCGAGCAGCACCCCGGTGTACGTGGCCAGTGCCGGCGCGGTGACTGCGGCGGCCAGGCCGGCGGCGTTGCCGACAGGAGGTGCCAGCCTGCGGGCAAGACCGAGCACGCCGTGCGGTGGGAGCCGGTGCGCGAGTTCGGCGACCGCTGCCACGCCGGCCAGTGGCCCGAACCCGGCGAGGATCCAGGTGCCCACCGACATGGGCGAGGTCAGCTTGGCGACCCGGAGCATGTGGTGGAACCGGCCCGGCCGGCCAAGGTCGTGAATCAGCAGGTACGTGCTGGCGACGACGCCCCCGAGGGCCGTCCACCGGCCGACAGCGCGCAGCTCGGGGCGCCCGGTCAGTTGTGCGCCAGCTCCGATGAGCGCGCCTCCGGCGGCGAGGCCGCCGGTGAACAGGTAGCCGGCGATGTCGTACTTCCACACCGGCGGTTTGAGTACCGGTCGGCCGTAGTAGGAGCTGAAGTCGGCCGGCGGCACCGTGAGCTGCTCGCCGCCGTCGCCGCGCCCACGTCCGCCCCCGCCCTCGCGCCTGTCTAGTCGGGTCTGGAACTCGCGGAACCGGGAGCCGACGGGCTCGTTCGGTGGCGTCGCGCCGGTCATGGTCGCCTGCCGAGGAATGCGACGGCCGTGACGGCGGCCATCGTCAGTGCGGCGAGGCCTGCGCGTTTCCACATCGCCGGCAGATCCCGCGTCGTCACCACCGGATCCGGCGGCAACCCATACACCTCCGGCTCATCCAACAACAAAAAGAACGCCCCATCACCACCCACACCATCGTTCGGGTCATGCCCGTACAACCGCGCCTCGGACACCCCCCGCTCATGCAACGTCGCCACCCGCACAGCAGCCCGCTCCCGCAACTCATCCAACGGCCCGTACTGGATCGACTCCGTCGGACACGCCTGCGCACACGCCGGCGTCATCCCCGCACCCAACCGGTCATAACACAGCGTGCACTTCCACGCCCGACCATCACCCCTACGCTGATCGATCACCCCATACGGACACGCCGAAATGCAGTACCCACACCCATTACAGATGTCCTCCTGCACCACCACCGTCCCGAACTCGGTCCGAAACAACGAACCCGTAGGACAGACATCCAAACAAGCCGCATGCGTGCAGTGCTTACACACATCCGACATCATCAACCAGCGGAAATCCGTACGCCCCTCCGCGCCCGTGCCCCGACCCGGCGGCTGCGCACCCGGCATCCCCAGAAACTCCGGACCGCCCGCCATCCGCGCCGCCGCGCCGGGCGATCCGGGCGGCAGGCCCGGGTTCGTGCCGGTGTCGACAGTGGTACGCGCGCCGACCGCCGCCGTGACCGGGCTGACAGTCGGCCCGTCCGGGTCGCCTTCGAACGCCGGGGTCGCCCAGCCTGCCGAGCGGGGCTGCTCGATGAACGCGACGTGTCGCCACGAGTTCGCGGTCAGCGCCCCGGTGTTGTCGTACGACATGCCCAGCAGGTCCAGGCCGCTCTCCGGGACGAGGTTCCACTCCTTGCACGCCACCTCGCACGCCTTGCACCCGATGCACACGCTCGTGTCGGTGAAGAACCCCATCCGCGGCGGCGCGTCCTCGTAGCCGGCGTCGGGCGCCGGGTCGAGCGGCCCGTACAGGGCGTTGGCGTGGGGCATCGGTCAGGCCTCCTGGTCGCTGCTGCTGTCGGCGACGTCGGTCGTGACCAACGGCGGGTAGCGGTGGCTCAGGTCCCCTGACCGCCGCCGGTAGTCGAAGACGAGGTCCAACAGGGCCTGCCCGTCGGGGCGTCGTCCGGGCCGTACGTCGCAGGTGCCGACCTTGCTCTCCTGGATGAGGACGTTGGGGTCGAGGGTGATGCCGAACAGGTCGTTTGCCGAGTCGCCGGTGACCAGACCCTCGAACCCGAAGTGGTACGGCAGCCACACCTGGTGGATGATCCGCCCGTCCACGCGCAGCGGGGTGACGCGGTCGGTCACCAGGACCTTCGCCTCGATGGCCGCGCGGGTGGTGACCAGGTGTGCCCAACCCAGGTGGCTCAGCCCGCGCAGGGCCGCCAACTCGGGCGACACCTCGACGAACATCTCCGGCTGCAACTCGGCGAGGTGCGGCACCGTACGACTCATCCCGCCGGCGGTGTGGTGTTCGGTGAGCCGGCTGACAGTGAAGACGTACGGGAAGACGTCGCTGTGCTCCTCGGGCGGGCTCGGGTTGAGCGTGTTGATCGGGTGTGTGTAGACCTTGCGGGTCGGGTTGGCCTGCTGCCGGTACAGCGGGTTGCGCACCGGCGACTCGACAGGCTCGTAGTGCGTCGGCAGCGGCCCGTCGAGGACGCCGCTGGGCGCGTACAGCCAGCCCTTGCCGTCGCCCTGAAGGACGAACGGGTCGTCGCCGGCGATGCCCGCCACGCCCGAGGTGTTCGGCGGCGGCCGGTATGACGGCGGTTTGGTCTTCTCGAAGTCCGGCACGTCGTAGCCGGTCCATTCGCCCTTGTCCGGGTCCCACCAGACGTACTTCTTGCGTTCGCTCCACGGTCTGCCGTCGGGGTCGGCGGAGGCACGGTTGTAGAGGATCCGCCGGTTCGCCGGCCACGCCCAACCCCACTCCGGGGCGACCAAGGACTGCTCGGCACCGGGTTTGCGGCGGGCGGCCTGGTTGACGCCGTCGGCGTACACGCCCGTGTAGATCCAGCAGCCGCCGGCGGTGCTGCCGTCGTCGGTCATCTCGGTGAAGCTCGACAACGGTCGGCCGCTCGCCACCTCGTACCCGTTGATCTCGTACAGCACGGCTTCGGCGCTCGGCTCGGCGTTCGGGCCGTGCGTGGGGTAGTTCCAGTTGAGGTCGAGCAGCGCCCGGTCGCGGGGACGGGTCGACTGTGCCAGGCGTTCCCGGATGATGCGGCCGAGGTGGTAGAAGAACCACAGCTCGGAGCGGGCGTCGCCTGGCGGCTCGACGGCCTTCTCGCGCCACTGCAACAGGCGCTGCGTCTGGGTGAACGTGCCCTCCTTCTCCACGTGCGAGGCGGCGGGCAGGAAGAACACCTCGGTACGGCACTCCTCCGGGACGATCTCGCCGGTGGCCACCTCGGGACCGTTCTGCCAGAACGCCGCACTCTCGATCATGAACAGATCCCGGACCACAAGCCAGTCCAGATTCGCCATGCCGAGCCGCTGCGCCCGCCCGTGCGCCGAGCCGACCGCCGGGTTCTGACCCAGCAGGAAATAGCCCTTGATCTTCCCGTCGATCATGTTCAACACCTGCTGGTACGTGCCGTGATCGCCGGTCATCCGCGGCAGGTAGCCGTAGCAGTAGTCGTTCTCGGCGGTGGCCGCGTCCCCCCAGTACGCCTTGAGCAGGTTCACCCCGTAGGCGCGGGCGTTGTCCCAGAAGCCCTTCTGCCCCGGGTGGCGGATGCTGTTCACCCACTCGTCGAAGGTCGGGTGATCGGCGTGGTGCGGCATCGGAAGGTAGCCCGGCAGCAGGTTGAACAACGTCGGAATGTCGGTGGAGCCCTGGATGCTGGCGTGACCGCGCAGCGCCATCACCCCACCACCCGGGCGACCCATGTTGCCCAGCAACAGCTGGATGATCGCGCCGGTCCGGATGTACTGCACACCGACGCTGTGCTGCGTCCACCCGACCGAGTAGACGAGCATGCTCGTCCGCTCCCGGCCCGAGTTCGCCGTCCACGCCTGGGCGAGTTCGAGGAATCTCTCCTGCGGGATGCCGCAGACCCGCTCCACCATCTCCGGCGTGTAGCGCGCGTAGTGCCGTTTCAGGATCTGGTACACGC from Micromonospora profundi harbors:
- a CDS encoding OFA family MFS transporter; translation: MLSVFNPRHTVAPPGYSRWLIPTAALAVHVCIGQVYATSVYKNSLIAHFDTSQTAIGAIFSIAIVMLGSSAAVGGRWVERNGPRRAMFASACFWATGFLVGALGIATQQLWLLYLGYGVIGGIGLGIGYISPVSTLIKWFPDRPGLATGLAIMGFGGGALVAGPLARQLLSLYDSGYNPDNPGAVASGSALVALFVTFGIGYFVIMMFGPFNVRVPAPDWRPAGFDPASVASRPLVTRASVSATSAVRTRAFWLLWIVLFCNVTAGIGILEQASPMIQDFFRDNGTTAVSVSAAAGFVGVLSLFNMAGRFVWSTTSDLIGRKPIYMVYLGLGMVLYTLLAVAGHSATAVFVLIAAAIISFYGGGFATMPAYLRDLFGTFQVGAIHGRLLTAWSAAGVAGPLIVNGILDTQGKPGTLTASAYRPALFTMVGILAIGFIANLLVRPVPERFHEPDRGSASPVAKASVTEPVALGPQSNPPVPEHVGAQTGRLWLSWLLVAFLLGYGIVQTAITAAKLFTG
- the nrfD gene encoding NrfD/PsrC family molybdoenzyme membrane anchor subunit, with protein sequence MTGATPPNEPVGSRFREFQTRLDRREGGGGRGRGDGGEQLTVPPADFSSYYGRPVLKPPVWKYDIAGYLFTGGLAAGGALIGAGAQLTGRPELRAVGRWTALGGVVASTYLLIHDLGRPGRFHHMLRVAKLTSPMSVGTWILAGFGPLAGVAAVAELAHRLPPHGVLGLARRLAPPVGNAAGLAAAVTAPALATYTGVLLADTAVPSWHEAYPSLPFVFAGSALAAASGVGLIAAPATQTAPLRRLALAAAAVEFAGGHRLERMGLVGEPYTRGRSGRLVKAGRVLLAVGTAAALVSRRSRFLAAVSGAVLVASSAATRFGVFEAGKVSARDPKYTVVPQRERLDETSTTRL
- a CDS encoding 4Fe-4S dicluster domain-containing protein, whose translation is MPHANALYGPLDPAPDAGYEDAPPRMGFFTDTSVCIGCKACEVACKEWNLVPESGLDLLGMSYDNTGALTANSWRHVAFIEQPRSAGWATPAFEGDPDGPTVSPVTAAVGARTTVDTGTNPGLPPGSPGAAARMAGGPEFLGMPGAQPPGRGTGAEGRTDFRWLMMSDVCKHCTHAACLDVCPTGSLFRTEFGTVVVQEDICNGCGYCISACPYGVIDQRRGDGRAWKCTLCYDRLGAGMTPACAQACPTESIQYGPLDELRERAAVRVATLHERGVSEARLYGHDPNDGVGGDGAFFLLLDEPEVYGLPPDPVVTTRDLPAMWKRAGLAALTMAAVTAVAFLGRRP
- the fdh gene encoding formate dehydrogenase; this encodes MGVRRWIERWPLYRQLTGTDPLGRGAAAKSARSLSLTARTETADSMARSVCPYCAVGCGQRVFVKDGRVSQIEGDPDSPISRGRLCPKGSASKSLVTSPLRPTKVRYRRPYGTEWEDLDLDTALNMIADRILAARDETWEDVDDEGRPLNRTLGISSLGGATLDNEENYLIKKLFTAMGALQIENQARIUHSATVPGLGASFGRGGATQFQQDLSNSDMIVIQGSNMAEAHPVGFQWVMEAKRRGAKVFHVDPRFTRTSAVADSYLPIRAGTDIALLGGVVRYILENELDFREYVVAYTNAATIVTEEYRDTEDLHGLFSGFNEETASYDQTSWQYEGNEDNGSTHDTERQRETAAGLEHESHGAQVGGQTQRDETLQHPRCVYQILKRHYARYTPEMVERVCGIPQERFLELAQAWTANSGRERTSMLVYSVGWTQHSVGVQYIRTGAIIQLLLGNMGRPGGGVMALRGHASIQGSTDIPTLFNLLPGYLPMPHHADHPTFDEWVNSIRHPGQKGFWDNARAYGVNLLKAYWGDAATAENDYCYGYLPRMTGDHGTYQQVLNMIDGKIKGYFLLGQNPAVGSAHGRAQRLGMANLDWLVVRDLFMIESAAFWQNGPEVATGEIVPEECRTEVFFLPAASHVEKEGTFTQTQRLLQWREKAVEPPGDARSELWFFYHLGRIIRERLAQSTRPRDRALLDLNWNYPTHGPNAEPSAEAVLYEINGYEVASGRPLSSFTEMTDDGSTAGGCWIYTGVYADGVNQAARRKPGAEQSLVAPEWGWAWPANRRILYNRASADPDGRPWSERKKYVWWDPDKGEWTGYDVPDFEKTKPPSYRPPPNTSGVAGIAGDDPFVLQGDGKGWLYAPSGVLDGPLPTHYEPVESPVRNPLYRQQANPTRKVYTHPINTLNPSPPEEHSDVFPYVFTVSRLTEHHTAGGMSRTVPHLAELQPEMFVEVSPELAALRGLSHLGWAHLVTTRAAIEAKVLVTDRVTPLRVDGRIIHQVWLPYHFGFEGLVTGDSANDLFGITLDPNVLIQESKVGTCDVRPGRRPDGQALLDLVFDYRRRSGDLSHRYPPLVTTDVADSSSDQEA